The Accipiter gentilis chromosome 29, bAccGen1.1, whole genome shotgun sequence genome segment GAACTTCAGCTTCTGGATCTTACAAGGTATTGAGCTCTTTTATGTGGATACTGGTTAAACTTGTTCACCAGCTGGGCCACCATGGTTGCTTATTTTGGGGTCTGTTGGTCttggctgttcttttttttttttgcttgtgacTTTATCCCTGTGTCTGTCTCTGCACATCCCCATGGTCAAGTGATGTACAGCTTTTACTTCAGTTCCAGAGTGCATACTCTCTGCACAGAGCTGGATCTGTCAGTCTGATCTTGTAGGTTGGGATGTGAGAAGGAGAAGGAATATGTTTTACTTCTCTCTGAACAAGAAAAATGTCAGACTTTTCACTGTTACAAAAACTCTGAAGTGGAACATCTTGGGTGAGCTGTTTTTctaatcagtttaaaaaaaataaaatgaaggtaCATTCATTTTCTAAAAGGCTGTTTTAAAATATCAACatattctcttttcccttctcacatgtctgggggaggagatgggggagGCTTATTAGCAAATTTGAATTGATGTATAATTTCCATTGACTTGAGACAACAGTTTCTCTGGGTAAattgtttcactgaaaaatgtcacTCAGTCCCATCACAGTTACAGCTCCAAAGTGGCTGAGTGGCAGAGCAGGTTTGCTGTAAGGCACTATCTGGAATATAAAACTAATTTTGCTTGAATTCATTGCCGAATGGATTTGGGTCTCAAATTCTGGATCTTCCTATATGAAACCATCTTTAGGTGgccaccctctttttcccctcttcctctcctcctttagAGCCAACATAGCCTGGGGTCTGTTCCCTCTCAGATATTATCAGCAAAACTGCTGACAGAGTTGTGAGCTTTGCCACTGCTGCATCATGCTGGTGCCAGTGGGACTGCCCCGAAGTGGCTGAGGTGCAGTCTGAAGGCTGTGAAGGTGCAAGGTGTAAGGGAGTGCTGTATCTGGTTGGCCCTGCCATCAATGATGGTTATTACAGTGTTACTTTGGCCTGAACAGAAAGCTAGAATTCTTCTTTCCTGCTGCCTGCGTGAATTTTTGCCCTTCACCATGGCTCAACATCTCTTGCTTTGCAATTGAACTTCAGATTTAGAGATGGAGAAGGAAGTGAGAGAAGGTCCTCTGCTGTGGAAGGGTTCCCTTTGCACATTCAGGGGTGCTGGCTCTGCCCAGCACAGTAAAGCCAAACGAACCCCCAATGTGAGGCTGAACCTGAGAATGTTGCACCAGCGCTTAGTGCTGTAGCATTAGTGAACATGAAAGGGACAGTGTTTCATGCGCATTTATTCTCTTTTCCTGGCCAACAGGTGCCAACTCCATACAATAGAAGATAACTCCTTTGAGGATCTTCATAAACTTTCCACCTTAATTTTAACTGCCAATCCCCTCCAGTACTGGGGGACAGCAGCCTTCTATGGCTTAACATCTCTGAAAAAACTAGTACTGGTGGAAACCAGCATAACCTCTCTGACTGACCTACCCATTGGACACTTGCATACCCTGCAGGAGCTGAATCTGGGCCACAACAACATTGTTTCATTGAAGCTTCCCAAGTATTTCACCAACCTGACCTCTCTCAGGCACCTGAGCTTTCTCTCTAACAAGATCACATATATCTCCAAAGGAGACCTTGATGCCCTGAGGGAAGCAAACAGGCTGAATCTCACACTGGTACTTTCCTTgaataatataaaatacatacagCCAGGGTCCTTTGCAAAGATTCACCTTGGTGAGCTGGTTCTAAGGTCCTCTTTTGAGAACTTCAATGTGATGCACACTTCTCTTCAAGGCCTGACTGGTTTACAGGTCACCAGACTAATAGTTGGAGAATTCAGCAACAGTCAGAGACTGGTAGACTTTCAGAGCGGACTCTTGAGTGGACTGTGCCAGGTACAAATGCAAGAGTTTGTCTTAATCTGTTTCAGAGGATTTGAGAATAACACAGACACTCTTTTTAACTGCATAGGTAATGTCTCCAGTATTCGGTTGGTGGACCTCCAACTTGAAGAGGTGTCAGAGGTTCCTATGTTCTCTCAAGTGAAACAGCTGGAATGCAAGAAATGCAAGTTTAAGGAAGTGCCCGCCGTGAAGCTCTCTCTTTTCAAGGAGCTGAGAGTGCTTCGTATTACCAAGAGCAAACACCTCAATAGCTTCCAGCAGAAATTTGAGAGTCTGAGTAACCTGGAGGTCATAGATTTGAGTGAGAATCGCCTCACCTTCACTGGCTGCTGTTCCCCTCAGTTTCGCAAGTGTCCAAATTTGAAATACTTGAACCTAAGCTTCAATTCTGACATCAGTGTGACTGGAGATTTCACTAATGTAAAGGATTTGTTATATTTGGACCTTCAGCACACAAAGTTGTTCGGTCCTGGCTCCTACCCTGTCTTTCTATCCCTTCAGAAACTCATTTACCTTGATATTTCCTATACCAGAACTCTTGTTAAATCCCAGTGTACATTTTGTGGCTTGAACTCTTTGCAAGTGCTCAAGATGGCAGGCAACTCCTTTGAGAACAATAAATTGGCCAACAACTTCAAAAACCTAAGTCACCTCCACACCTTGGATATTTCAAGTTGCAAATTAGTACAGGTGGATCAAAGTACATTTGATGCCCTCTCTGAACTAAAAGAGCTAAACATCAGCAACAATAAGTTGCTGAGCTTTGATCCTGTAGTCTACAAGCCACTCCGAGCCCTCACAGCCCTGGATTTTAGCAACAACCAGCTGAGTGTTCTGTTGGAGTCAGCCCTGGAAATCCTGCCGGATAGTCTGGTCCAGTTAGATATCTCTCGAAACCTGTTTGAATGCTCTTGTGTATACTTGAACTTTCTGAAATGGATCAAGGAAAAGCAGGAGCTACTGCAGAACAAGGAGTTGATGATATGCCACACGCCTGCATCCATGAATAGTGTGAGCCTGTCTAGCTTTGATCTGTCGTCCTGCCATCTCAATGCAAGTACAGTGTCATTCTCAGTGATCACGTTGCTTGCTGCAGTGGTGTTCCTTTTCCTGATTTACAGGTACTACTTCCAGCTATATTACTCATTGGTGCTGCTCAGTGGGTGTAAACACTCTGCAGAAAGGGGTGACACCTATGATGCATTTGTTATCCACTCCAGCAAAGACCAAGAATGGGTGATAAAAGAGCTGGTTGAACCCTTAGAAGGAGGAACACCTCCCTTCCAGCTTTGTCTTTACTACAGGGATTTCCTACCAGGGATACCCATTGTCACCAATATCATCCAAGAAGGTTTTCTGAGTAGCAGGAATGTCATCGCGGTCATCTCTACTAACTTCCTGGAAAGTAAGTGGTGTAGCTTTGAGTTTGACATTGCCCAGTCCTGGCAGCTTGTTGAAGGAAAGGCTGGAATCATCATGATTGTACTAGAAGAAGTGAATAAGGCCTTGCTGaggcagaggctggggctgtCCCGATACCTGAAGAGGAACACTTATCTCGAGtggaaaaacaaggaaataagTAGGCACATCTTCTGGAGGCAGCTGACAGGAGTCCTGCTAGAAGGCAAAAAATGGAATCACGAGGCAGTgaagctcatgtgaagagaaagagaGATCACTTCTCTCCTGTCTCCCATCCTGGCCGTGGCTGATGGCTGGTGCTCAGGAGTTGGTTCTTCTGTGGCTGTTCAGAGTTGGAGGAAGTGGATGGAAGCACTGTAAAAGCACTACAGAAATACCTGCCTTGCTGGTGACCCTTTCTCAAGGGAACTTGCAAGCTAAGGAGTGACAACAGCTAGAAGAGCTGCACATGCCTGAACTCCATGTTTGTCGGCAGCTATCAACCAAAGCTGGTCCAGCAATTCACACAGGTCTGGTGGGTTGGTGAACAGATGGACTGCTATTACTGTCATTTGTCTGCCTCTGAAACTGAATTTGCATCCTGGGACCATTTACCCAGTGGAACTTCAGGGTCCGTTGCTTTGAGTGGACCCCAGGATCTCCAAGGGAGAGCAAGGGTGCAAGATTCTTGGCTATAAAAATGGTGGGAACCAGAAACAAGATTTGGATCCTGAAAGTCTTGGGTCCGCCTCCTTAGGCACCATGACTCAGGGGAAAAACCCTACAGAGAGAAATGGGTTGCCCTGCAGCCATAAACCACCTGGCAGCTACTCAGTGAAGCTGAGCAGTTATGTTGTCAGTGTGGGGGGAGGTTGCCATTGGTGGGAAATTTCCCCAAcatgtttatttcagttttctttagacCAAAACCAAATACCGAAACCCCCAAATATTTCCATCACCTGGAACTCTTATTTATATTCAGATTATATAGCATTTGAGAGagtggtttgtggttttcttgTGGGATCCAAAAATCAGTGCTACCAGAAGAAGCCATAGAAATGCTTAACACCTTCAAAATCAAGGTATTTCTTTGCTCCAACTGCTTCTCATCACCCAATATTTCTGGATATACTGTGTGGGACTGACCTATATGAGCAAGATTGAGCCTGAGCAAACTGTTTTGATGTTTACAGCCAGCCAGTTCTAACATAAGCTTTTCCACTCTCTGGACTAGCCTTAATTCTGTTGGAAGGTGCTGTAGGAGCTTCCAGCCCAGGGGTTGAAATGGGCTTCAGATATGTTCAGACCTAGCAATGAGGCTGAGagtccctcttccttccccccatCACGTTGTGGCGGCCTCTGGTCCTGGTAGACATCTCCACATGTGTGGTCAGCCTTTCCCAGG includes the following:
- the TLR4 gene encoding toll-like receptor 4 isoform X1 is translated as MLLSPACLAPLKMSRRGSLALWTFMVLLQLALVPSQLAGYRLNPCLEVIPNKTFRCMGLNVSGVPAEVPNTTQNLDLSFSNLKSLGSNYFSSVPELQLLDLTRCQLHTIEDNSFEDLHKLSTLILTANPLQYWGTAAFYGLTSLKKLVLVETSITSLTDLPIGHLHTLQELNLGHNNIVSLKLPKYFTNLTSLRHLSFLSNKITYISKGDLDALREANRLNLTLVLSLNNIKYIQPGSFAKIHLGELVLRSSFENFNVMHTSLQGLTGLQVTRLIVGEFSNSQRLVDFQSGLLSGLCQVQMQEFVLICFRGFENNTDTLFNCIGNVSSIRLVDLQLEEVSEVPMFSQVKQLECKKCKFKEVPAVKLSLFKELRVLRITKSKHLNSFQQKFESLSNLEVIDLSENRLTFTGCCSPQFRKCPNLKYLNLSFNSDISVTGDFTNVKDLLYLDLQHTKLFGPGSYPVFLSLQKLIYLDISYTRTLVKSQCTFCGLNSLQVLKMAGNSFENNKLANNFKNLSHLHTLDISSCKLVQVDQSTFDALSELKELNISNNKLLSFDPVVYKPLRALTALDFSNNQLSVLLESALEILPDSLVQLDISRNLFECSCVYLNFLKWIKEKQELLQNKELMICHTPASMNSVSLSSFDLSSCHLNASTVSFSVITLLAAVVFLFLIYRYYFQLYYSLVLLSGCKHSAERGDTYDAFVIHSSKDQEWVIKELVEPLEGGTPPFQLCLYYRDFLPGIPIVTNIIQEGFLSSRNVIAVISTNFLESKWCSFEFDIAQSWQLVEGKAGIIMIVLEEVNKALLRQRLGLSRYLKRNTYLEWKNKEISRHIFWRQLTGVLLEGKKWNHEAVKLM
- the TLR4 gene encoding toll-like receptor 4 isoform X2, translating into MGLNVSGVPAEVPNTTQNLDLSFSNLKSLGSNYFSSVPELQLLDLTRCQLHTIEDNSFEDLHKLSTLILTANPLQYWGTAAFYGLTSLKKLVLVETSITSLTDLPIGHLHTLQELNLGHNNIVSLKLPKYFTNLTSLRHLSFLSNKITYISKGDLDALREANRLNLTLVLSLNNIKYIQPGSFAKIHLGELVLRSSFENFNVMHTSLQGLTGLQVTRLIVGEFSNSQRLVDFQSGLLSGLCQVQMQEFVLICFRGFENNTDTLFNCIGNVSSIRLVDLQLEEVSEVPMFSQVKQLECKKCKFKEVPAVKLSLFKELRVLRITKSKHLNSFQQKFESLSNLEVIDLSENRLTFTGCCSPQFRKCPNLKYLNLSFNSDISVTGDFTNVKDLLYLDLQHTKLFGPGSYPVFLSLQKLIYLDISYTRTLVKSQCTFCGLNSLQVLKMAGNSFENNKLANNFKNLSHLHTLDISSCKLVQVDQSTFDALSELKELNISNNKLLSFDPVVYKPLRALTALDFSNNQLSVLLESALEILPDSLVQLDISRNLFECSCVYLNFLKWIKEKQELLQNKELMICHTPASMNSVSLSSFDLSSCHLNASTVSFSVITLLAAVVFLFLIYRYYFQLYYSLVLLSGCKHSAERGDTYDAFVIHSSKDQEWVIKELVEPLEGGTPPFQLCLYYRDFLPGIPIVTNIIQEGFLSSRNVIAVISTNFLESKWCSFEFDIAQSWQLVEGKAGIIMIVLEEVNKALLRQRLGLSRYLKRNTYLEWKNKEISRHIFWRQLTGVLLEGKKWNHEAVKLM